The proteins below come from a single Papaver somniferum cultivar HN1 chromosome 11, ASM357369v1, whole genome shotgun sequence genomic window:
- the LOC113324123 gene encoding protein MAINTENANCE OF MERISTEMS-like — protein MKKWPLEGECARVRDIVENSGLYVAVQNSVIAYDKAAVSCFTERFYGEVDAFQFPFGEMALIPEDAEKILGLQVEGKSTGDKFKKNLDWKKIYELTEKLFGWDEKMTYGLFVKGKKYPKKEFKLKEIRKMYAGSLEKDGDNELLSEKEVHATAAAYLLYVLASVIFPDSKGNRVSVNLLQLLDPLEEVSKYSWETAIVAHLNAQLAKASRERTSQMNGNLALLQHFLSLIKDDGDIQLEPTWNNTKPRGTRYKYTGSQDKEETQNLKLLAMRQKLDNMTGKEVNFDPQKEDRVGGLLDLAYYHGPLVYPYG, from the exons atgaaaaaatggcccctagaaggtgaatgtgcaagagtGCGAGACATTGTTGAAAACTCAGGTTTGTATGTTGCCGTTCAAAACTCCGTGATTGCATATGACAAGGCTGCAGTATCATGTTTTACTGAGAGGTTTTATGGCGAAGTCGATGCTTTCCAATTCCCTTTTGGCGAGATGGCATTGATACCCGAAGACGCAGAAAAGATTCTAGGATTGCAGGTTGAGGGGAAATCTACGGGTGACAAGTTCAAGAAAAACCTAGATTGGAAAAAAATATATGAATTGACGGAGAAGTTGTTTGGATGGGATGAAAAGATGACGTATGGTCTTTTTGTGAAGGGAAAGAAGTACCCAAAGAAAGAGTTTAAACTTAAGGAAATTAGGAAGATGTATGCGGGGTCACTTGAGAAAGACGGAGACAATGAACTACTCTCTGAGAAGGAAGTTCATGCAACGGCAGCCGCATACTTGTTGTATGTCCTTGCTTCGGTTATATTTCCCGATAGCAAAGGAAACAGAGTCAGCGTCAACCTTCTCCAACTTTTGGATCCCTTGGAGGAGGTGAGTAAGTATTCGTGGGAGACTGCCATAGTAGCACATTTGAACGCTCAGCTGGCAAAGGCTTCCCGGGAGCGAACTTCTCAAATGAACGGGAATTTGGCTTTACTTCAG CATTTCCTCTCATTGATCAAAGATGATGGAGACATCCAATTGGAGCCAACATGGAACAACACTAAACCAAGAGGAACTCGATACAAGTACACTGGAAGTCAGGACAAAGAGGAAACTCAGAATTTGAAGTTGTTAGCCATGCGCCAAAAATTGGACAACATGACAGGAAAAGAGGTAAACTTTGATCCCCAAAAGGAAGATAGAGTAGGAGGACTCCTAGATCTTGCATATTACCATGGCCCTCTGgtttacccttatggataa